The DNA region ATCGAGTACGACATTCCTAAAAGTGCAGTCCCCGCCCCGAATGAGTACTCTCCTGTAACCAGGCCTGTTTCATCCCTGCTCAGTATTCCACCCCTGCCAAGGTAGGTTAACCCCCCTGAGAAATTCATGTCCGAACCAGCTGAAAATCCTCCGGCTACGGAAACCCCTGCTGTCTGCAGGTTCCATCTGCCTCCTGATGCCGTGAATCCCGGGCTTATCATAGCCGGGTTGCCTGTCACTGATTCGGGGCCGGCTGCCAGAGCTTTCCCCGCGGGACCCATCATCATTACCGACGGAAATCCCGGAGCGGATATCACAAGCATATCAGCGGTACCGGTGTCTGCAGCAAAGGATACGGACGCGAATATTATCAGCGCGAAATGGTAAAATACTCTGTAAATGTCTCACCTCCGGCCGCTCTGAAAACCGCTGCGTAAAGACCCGGTGATGCCACACCTGAGCCGGTGCTGAGGTTCCAGATGTAAACACCGCCGGATGCGCGCACATCAAGAACTTTCTCTCCGCTGAGATTGTAAACCGCTATGCCGCAGTTCTGGCCGTCAGCGGTGTCCCATGAAAAAGTTGCCTGCGTGGTTGCAGGGCTGGGATAAACAGCGAATGTGTTAACAGGATCAGGACCTCCGCTGTCAGGGGGCATAGTATTGTAGTATACGTCCTTACCATCTGAAGAGATGTAAAAGGTTCCATCCAGATCGGTCCTGTAGATGGTGATGTTCCTGCCGTTGAGCCTGTTCACTACTTCACTGTGGGGATGGCCGTAGGGATTTCCCGCTCCTACGCAGATGGCGGCAATCGACGGATTCACCTGAGCCAGCCACTGCGTACAGGTTGAGGTGAAGGATCCGTGATGTCCGACTTTCAGTACATCTGCTGAAATATCATGAATTACTCCCGCGGAAAGCGCTGACAGAATTGTATCCTCCCCGCCGTTGGTTTCCAGGTCTCCCGTGAACAGGAACGATATCTCTTCATACGTGATCCGGAGTACAATGGATGAGTTATTCATGTTGGAAGGCGACATGGGATCAACGGGATGAATCACTTCCACCTTAAGCTCCGGTCCCCAGTTCAAGTAATCTCCTCTGCGGGGAATAGTTAAATCTGACCCGTTATTCAATATAGCCTGAAGGTAAGTCTCATAAGTCCAGCTTCCCCCGTAGGGCCAGCCCGAATCGTAAGCGTTTATAACGGGAATTGTCCCGAAGACCGATATCAGCCCCCCTATATGATCCGAATGAGCATGTGTTCCCACAGCTCCTTCAAGAAAAGTTATACCAAGGCTGTCGAGTAGAGGAAGAACCCTTTCCTCACCGCAATCCCATTGCGGGTCGTAGCCGCGGTCTCCAGCGTCAATTACGAAATTCCTGCCTCCGGGAGTACATACAAGTATG from Candidatus Aegiribacteria sp. includes:
- a CDS encoding MBL fold metallo-hydrolase, whose amino-acid sequence is MKTFVSLMLALEAGSLFAENPLIVFFIDPTYADYSGDAILVCTPGGRNFVIDAGDRGYDPQWDCGEERVLPLLDSLGITFLEGAVGTHAHSDHIGGLISVFGTIPVINAYDSGWPYGGSWTYETYLQAILNNGSDLTIPRRGDYLNWGPELKVEVIHPVDPMSPSNMNNSSIVLRITYEEISFLFTGDLETNGGEDTILSALSAGVIHDISADVLKVGHHGSFTSTCTQWLAQVNPSIAAICVGAGNPYGHPHSEVVNRLNGRNITIYRTDLDGTFYISSDGKDVYYNTMPPDSGGPDPVNTFAVYPSPATTQATFSWDTADGQNCGIAVYNLSGEKVLDVRASGGVYIWNLSTGSGVASPGLYAAVFRAAGGETFTEYFTISR